The DNA region gtataactAGTGTCAGGTTCAACCTTAAAATAGATAAAAGAAGAGAGACAAATGAATTGGATTTTTCTAGCGAGGAGAGCAAGAGAGGAAGGTCTGATTTTCACAGTCTCCAAACTCGCTCTGAATTTCCTCTCCTGCTACtcctctttttatttgaaatcgGGAGGCCCTGGTTACATCTGCTTATCAGGGgaagggaaaaacaaaatacccAGCGGCAAAACACACAGTCAATCAACCATCTATTCTAGACATTGAAGTGTCCCTCTCAGTATGCAGCTGATTCCTCAAGTGTGGGTCCCATGACCCAAAGGTTAACGACTCTAGTTAGTCAGCCAGTGGTCACTCTGGCTCCAGGCTGCTTCTATTTTGACACACACGTTCCAAGAGCAGACATAGATTCTCACAGtcctaattatttatttttgtaattaacataaaaacttATCAACTAGCATTGGAAATAAAGTGGTAAAAACACCACTTTAGCTTTGCCAGTGTGGCATTTAGTCCATGTTAATCTGCACCACACGTCAAGTAACTGTACagacagattatttatttaccaagCACATAATCAGTGCTGTGGATGAGGGGAGGCAATTTAactcttaaatatatattttcatccAGATGCAAGATGAAAAACCAAGCTAGTAAATCACAAGCTGAAGTGGAATATTCATATAATTTATGTCCACTTTTTAGTGTTAAtgggtgtgtatgtgtcttGTATTTAGTTTGATTTCTAATTGTTTGTAATTCGTAGTTCCCTTCGAAGGAGCAGCGGAATGACAGCGATGATGTTCAAACAGCGAGCATGAGGTATAGAGGTTGGTTTCTGtgacatttttgattttgagtTTGCTGCCGACatcaggaaaaagaagaaactgttATGAAGAACAATCAGGAAGGGAAGAAGAAAGATggcctttaatgtttttatttactttttttagtcAAAACATGCAGATGAAAAATCATTTCCCATGAGCTAACAAGATACTGTtaggtaaacaaaatacaaaacatctGCCAGAATAAATCCAACCACATCAGTAAGTAATgaaactttttaacaaatattgaCATGAACATAACGAATTTATCACTGTGTTAATTGAAGTAAATGGTACTATAAACAACCAATATTTTGACAGCAAATTCAAGTGTAAGTTTGGCAGTTGTGTAGATATATTaataagcaaaataataaaCCCATTGCAAATTATCATGCAACAAATCACTCATTTTAATATGGATTAGTTACTGTTATAAACTTGACAACAAGAATGTATATCCACTTCGCTAATTTGCTCATCTTAAAACATACACAGCATGTTTATCATGCACaacattgatttaaatgttaaaaagatttttacagtTAAGTTATTTGTTAAAAGAGAAATCaagtgattttctttcaatttcatTATCCAACCCTAACCCAAGCAGATGTTAcgagctttaaaatgtttttccatgtttaaaaACTGCTTCTATTACAAACGTACAGTTGAAAAGTATATAAAGATAAGCTTAAGTAAGCATGTCTCTTCAGAATTTTAACTTGTGTAATGAATCAAACAGATTGCATTGAGATGAATAAGTTGCACATTTATTCAGAGCACCCTACATCCTGCTTGGTAGCATTGTTATCCAGGATGGAGACGGATTTGATTTCAGAATAAATTACATCAAAGACTGCAGACCTCTGCTCTCCTGTAAAGAGAAAGacttattgaaaacaaaatatgaagtctAATCTTGcataagcaataaaatgtagTTAAACATGGCAAATAAATCTTTCATTATTTAAGTCATCATTGAGATTAATAATCCCTTTTCCCATGATCTGGAAATCttacaacataattttttaaatgcacataaatgattttttaaaaatatatgtaaacagagagaaacattcaaaactgaagATGACTTGCTGATTTTaccttttctccttttcttggATTCGTTCTGATGGTTGATGTCAGCATAGACTGGAATcaaatctgaaacagaaaacccaTTCAAATAACTGAGACGCCTGGATTAGATACCAATAAATGCCACGCTGATAAAGGAtaggaaatacaaacacaaatacaaatggTGATTTCTGTTGgggttttatttcacaattagCAATAAAAACCGATTAGAAAGATCCGATGTTTAATCTCgtaatatccatccatccatggtgTGTAACACACACCTGAGGCTAATTCAGAGCCACCAGTTACCCAGACAGTCATgctttttggactgtgggagaaaaaCATGCATAAACCACTggaacatgcagaaaaacctcAGACTGTCATTTAAACCGGGTCGTCTTGTTGTGACACAGCAGCGTAAACACAGCTCCATTAAATCACCTTGAAAATTCCTAATCTGTGCTTCTCATCTGTCATTTTCCTTTAATTCTAATCCAAGAAACTGATAATCTAAACAGTTTGACGTCATGAGACATATTTAACAAACTAACTGTACCTGCAGCTCCTCTTTTAACTTCAGAGTAAACTGCGCACTCTTCTGTTTTCGGAGGTCTTCCTGTGCCGAtcatcaaataataaaacaaaaaggtgaCGGTTAGAATGGAAGCAACTGTATTGTTTGCACATTGTGTTAAGAACTCACTCTTATTTCCAAAGTTTTTTACTTCAATCTGAGCATAGGTAACTTCCCCGGGCTCTTCAGGAGCTgaaatatttaagcatttttaggTATTTTGACATTGCCATAAGCTATATTTAAGTTCTGCTGTGGAAAAAGAGAGTTGCATTTGTTAATTTCATTCTGGTTAACTCCATAATCAGCGACGGAGCTCATTAAGAGGAAAATACTACAAAGTGAATACGAATGactatttctaaaaataaaaaggcatgAGAACATGTTGGATGAAAGAGTGTTGGGAGTAAAAGGTCTCACCTTTGGACCGTAtgtaataacacaaaaacagcagaacaatgAGAAGGATTCCACTACATGGTCCAATGATCAGCAGCACATTAGATGAAGAGCCGACAGGAGAGGGAACATTTGCAAGAAACACTGAATTGTGACAAaaaggaagacattttatttatctgcagTTATTATAACAATtgtcagaaaaacatgcaaaaatctGCAGCACATTAACACAAACATCCTCAGTGTTCACCTTGTTCCTCTCTaaaatttaaaagcttttactgaataaaatgcattaaatattttaatcctcCTCACCTCTAACAGACATCCAGCTCCTTGGTGACTCTTTTCCTGAATGTTGACATTTGTAGAAACCTTCATCTGACTTTGACACTGCAGAGATCTTCAGCTCCTCTCTGCCGTCATTATTGATGAGTTTATTATTatgatagaaaaacacattggagagaagattttgttttttatctctgcagctcagagtaacAGGATCTCCTTCAGTCACAGGATGAACAGGGCTCACCAGGATAACACCATCATGATAAtcatctgctaaaaaaaatataaatagggattttgactttgtttgacattatcaaaaataaatctttaaaagaaaaagtttcccaCAAGTGGGTCAGATGTTTGCCTCCAAACATGACTTTGGATTTAAGCTTACATTCTCAGTCCTGTGTTACTTAACTTAAATGACTGAAAGTCCTAAAATGACAGCACTGTCCTGTCAGTACAGACTTGCACATTGTTGATCAAGGggcagaaactttttaaaaaaataaaatgaaatgaatatgAGGgagcagtgaaaaaaaataccaacaacaaaaaacaaatctaaaccTAAGACTTGTTTTATTCAGTACATAAGGATGaatactttaaatgtttgtgtagGTTTggttaaaaaacttttaaagctttttttaactgaagaaaacagatatttacaaaCACAGCATATATGGTCCAAATATATTGGTATTTATTATATGAcatcaaatcaaactaaacttttctttctgaGGTCAGAAATACCAAAACTGACTATTTGGGATGGTAATTCAGAAATGTACATATACGCTCTTAACACTAGGTGGCAGTGCAGCATTCACTGTAAAATAAGACAGATAACAATGGGTACTTTAGCAGCATGTAGCGCGCACAAATATGCTCAGTGTTACACAGTTGCAatgcattatttacatttaaatagtttaaataataataataattaaaaaataaaacaattcataACATACTCTGTAAAGTGATGTTAACTGCATTGCTGAATTCTCCCAAACCAGTCTCACACCAGAATATTCCACCATCAGACCAGTTATTGATTATGGATTCCTGTCCTGTTACCCAGTTGGAGGAGTTCAAACGTGAATGCTGGCCCGTTTCTGTAACCCTCATCAGTCTCCAGGCAGTAGAGTTTCCTTCACAGTGGAAAGAGACCGAATCAGAGCTGAAGTGTTGAACTCTCTCAGGATTTACTTTGAGAGAGGGTCCGGGttgaaaatctgacaaaaaaacccccccaaaaacataatgacattttaagatTTCAGAAATACATCTATATTAATCtcattaaaaatcttttgtaATAAGAGCTAAAATGTACTTTACTGTAAACTTTAAACTGTACCTTCAGTCGACTGAAGAGAAAGACAGGTAAAAAAACTGACCTGCAGACCACACAAACTTCGGTTTGCTTTTCACAACTTGTTCCCCTCGTCTTGCTTCACACACGTATCCTGCAGTACTTGTCTGTCCATGAACAATATGGGAATTGTCTATAGTCCCATTGATGCTAAtaggcagcagcagcttaaaGTTGTAGGGACTGACTGGTGGTGCAGGAACAGCTTTATACCAGAAGAACCTCCATCTGGCAGACGGTTCTTCAACCTCACAGCTCAGAGTCACTGAGGCTCCAGGACTCAGCCATGATGGAGACACAGAGAGGACAGGGACAAACTCATCTGTTGAAAGAGATTTGATGTGAATGAAAGCCAGCGGAGTCTAGTTTACATGTTTTCTTactcatttcattatttttgttaatcttaGGATTTTGTGTGCCCTATTCTATTTCCcccccacaaaaacaaactggtcAGCCTATTTCTGCTTTTGAGCTTTACGTCTACAGCAGAGAAAATGAGAGCTTTTATTCCCGCAACTTTTGGTGATCCTATGGCCAGTGGCATgccaaataaatacatatgtgCTAACATGTtgtaaacatttatatatactCTATATGCTGTATATAGTGAATCTTATAAACTAAGCTTTTATTGTCACAGATCCCgaagcatgtttgttttaaatataatattcttatctctgaataatattttttagaaaaccaAACAATGAACCCATATAAAAATGATTCTATTATcagaattattataattttcatccatacatttaaaaataagccCCGGTACGACTGTCCACCTCCCGTTTCATACCAGCATCATCTGAGAACAAGACCCCAAGGCAACTACTCTTCTAAATGTATATGTATTATTGTTCTGAAAAGTTACACTAAATTACTCTTATACAATTTTCACACATATGAAACGAACCAACTTACATACAGTTAATGAGACAGCATCACTCCACTCTGTAGAGGAAAACCTgtctcttcttcctctgcagctgtaCTCTCCACTGTCAGACTGTTTAGCTTTGATGATCCTGTATTCACTTGAAGTTCCTGTCTTCtcaattgtttgattttttctGCATTCATAGGTCCAGTTACTTTGTCCACCTCCCTGGATTTCACATCTGATAGTGACCGTCTCTCCTCCGTAAATCCGAGGCCAATTATGGTCCAAAGTCACAGTGACTTTAAAAGGAACTAAGACACAGAAATTTCTGGTTAGAAAATATTCCTATGAATAAGAGAAGTTATTGTTTTACGTCAGTGTAAAACACGAATCAATGTGATGACAAAGAATTATTTGATGAATAATGGAAATCAGACATGTAATTTTGACTGTTAATCATGAAATGTTCCCAGAATGAAAAGCTTGCTTGTATCCTTCTACatcatttccatccatccatccatccattttctgttcaccctttgcccctaatggggtcgggagaggttctggtgtctatctccagctacgttccaggcgagagggggggttcaccctggacaggtcgccagtctgtcgcagggcaatcATTTCCAATGTTgtagtaaaatataaatatatgaatatttttaaataaaacagctgatTTTTATGCTTGGTTTGGTTCCATTTTATGGAGTTGTTACAGGTATGTGTGTGGCACAAAGTTCAAATAACCAATATGATCATCTTATTATAAGCCATCCAATGATCATTTTGGTTCTCAGAATAAAGATTAAATCATTCCCCAATTTCATGGTACCATCATCACATATAGCTTTCAGTTTACtacttttgcaattttttttatattcatgctACAAACTTTGTTCACACGGCTGTAGAAAACCTTTCCTACAAACAACCAAACTTACGGGTTTCCTCAATAGTGACCTTGTTGCTGTAACTTGTGTAGGAAATTACATTTCCATTTCCTCgttttcctcctctgcagctgtACAGACCTCCTTTTGAGAGCTTGAGGAATCTGTCTCTTGTATTTTCCATAATCTGACCTGCAGACAACTCAGAATCATGTCTGTACCAGTGAATGTCGTGACCTGAATTATCAACAGTGCAGGTCAGAGTtacactgccccctgctggtagaATAGTTTTATCTGCAGTCAGTGTAGGTGTCcctgtttgaaaataaataaataaatcagtcattgacagatattaaaatatttgatctgTTTATATGTTGTGATTTTTAGACGTATCAATCTAATGTTATTCTGATGCTAACACGACACCAAACATGaaatagaataaatgtttcacCAATCAGTGTTTTCAGATACAGTATTTGTCTTTAATGAACAGTAAGAAAGTGCAAAGATCAGTTctgatcaatttaaaaaaaaaaaaaatatttaagaacttttccttgtttaaagtttgtttaatgGTCATGTTTATTCTCAACATCAAAGttcattcaattcaattcagtttattgagCCAGTTCACAACAtatgtcatctcaaggcactttgcAAATTAACAGGTGAGGCTGTGgtggcaaaacataaaaatattttaaggaaGTAAGATTATTTGTGCAATGAAGCAAAATATTCTCACTGACTGTACTGTTGGTTGTTTTCTTCCCtcatcttttcatctttttttattaggaaagtaaaaatgtacaaaggTTGCATGGTTCATATGTTATCtctattaaaatatgttgttgcCGAAAAAGACGTTTCTTTGTATAAACAAGATGTTGCACTATTCCATGTCTAAAAATGATAATGGTACCACAGCTAGCCGCATACTGCACATAAATCACATTAAACAGTTAAATTGGATCTCACCTTCAGTATGTCCACAGGAAGGCATATTGAAAACTGCAATAAAGATTTACACATGAGTAACTCAGAAGTAAACTAACAATTAAGATAACATAGCAAAAGCATTCGTTCACCTTGGGTTCTTCTAGACCATCTTACCACATACAAGGTCTATTATCTGGTGCTTGGAAACTCACctcacaaacaaaccagatggCTTTCCTATGCAAGTTTGAGCACTTCTAGTCATCCTTTGTTTGACAAACAAGAAGTTTAAAGATAAcaagaaaacagtttctttactgtttcttcaataaaagcaaaaatgaagaaCAACGGCAACATTATTGTGATATTTCTCTTCTAGGTTTGCTTGAAGCTAAACCAGTGGCTGGCAACTAGTAGAAAAATGACAGAGCTGCATATCACACACACGAGAAAATGTCACGTTGCCATGAATTCAACACAGATGATTGGACTGACTGGACTGGGGGCTAAGAGAAATGCAGAGGCTGCAGGAGACAGACCTTTGAAGTTTTTAAAGCATGTAGGTGGTTCTTTCAAACCACACCATATCTGAAGTTCCACTATATCTGGCAATGATGCAGATAGggactggaaaaaaaagtggtttaagAATGATTGAAGAAAGAATGATTAAACTTAGATACG from Xiphophorus maculatus strain JP 163 A chromosome 14, X_maculatus-5.0-male, whole genome shotgun sequence includes:
- the LOC111611123 gene encoding obscurin-like isoform X3; translation: MQHDLLWMGFLFFNMPSCGHTEGTPTLTADKTILPAGGSVTLTCTVDNSGHDIHWYRHDSELSAGQIMENTRDRFLKLSKGGLYSCRGGKRGNGNVISYTSYSNKVTIEETLPFKVTVTLDHNWPRIYGGETVTIRCEIQGGGQSNWTYECRKNQTIEKTGTSSEYRIIKAKQSDSGEYSCRGRRDRFSSTEWSDAVSLTVYEFVPVLSVSPSWLSPGASVTLSCEVEEPSARWRFFWYKAVPAPPVSPYNFKLLLPISINGTIDNSHIVHGQTSTAGYVCEARRGEQVVKSKPKFVWSAGNSTAWRLMRVTETGQHSRLNSSNWVTGQESIINNWSDGGIFWCETGLGEFSNAVNITLQTDDYHDGVILVSPVHPVTEGDPVTLSCRDKKQNLLSNVFFYHNNKLINNDGREELKISAVSKSDEGFYKCQHSGKESPRSWMSVRVFLANVPSPVGSSSNVLLIIGPCSGILLIVLLFLCYYIRSKAPEEPGEVTYAQIEVKNFGNKRRPPKTEECAVYSEVKRGAADLIPVYADINHQNESKKRRKGEQRSAVFDVIYSEIKSVSILDNNATKQDVGCSE
- the LOC111611123 gene encoding obscurin-like isoform X2; translated protein: MQHDLLWMGFLFFNMPSCGHTEGTPTLTADKTILPAGGSVTLTCTVDNSGHDIHWYRHDSELSAGQIMENTRDRFLKLSKGGLYSCRGGKRGNGNVISYTSYSNKVTIEETLPFKVTVTLDHNWPRIYGGETVTIRCEIQGGGQSNWTYECRKNQTIEKTGTSSEYRIIKAKQSDSGEYSCRGRRDRFSSTEWSDAVSLTVYEFVPVLSVSPSWLSPGASVTLSCEVEEPSARWRFFWYKAVPAPPVSPYNFKLLLPISINGTIDNSHIVHGQTSTAGYVCEARRGEQVVKSKPKFVWSADFQPGPSLKVNPERVQHFSSDSVSFHCEGNSTAWRLMRVTETGQHSRLNSSNWVTGQESIINNWSDGGIFWCETGLGEFSNAVNITLQNDYHDGVILVSPVHPVTEGDPVTLSCRDKKQNLLSNVFFYHNNKLINNDGREELKISAVSKSDEGFYKCQHSGKESPRSWMSVRVFLANVPSPVGSSSNVLLIIGPCSGILLIVLLFLCYYIRSKAPEEPGEVTYAQIEVKNFGNKRRPPKTEECAVYSEVKRGAADLIPVYADINHQNESKKRRKGEQRSAVFDVIYSEIKSVSILDNNATKQDVGCSE
- the LOC111611123 gene encoding obscurin-like isoform X1; its protein translation is MQHDLLWMGFLFFNMPSCGHTEGTPTLTADKTILPAGGSVTLTCTVDNSGHDIHWYRHDSELSAGQIMENTRDRFLKLSKGGLYSCRGGKRGNGNVISYTSYSNKVTIEETLPFKVTVTLDHNWPRIYGGETVTIRCEIQGGGQSNWTYECRKNQTIEKTGTSSEYRIIKAKQSDSGEYSCRGRRDRFSSTEWSDAVSLTVYEFVPVLSVSPSWLSPGASVTLSCEVEEPSARWRFFWYKAVPAPPVSPYNFKLLLPISINGTIDNSHIVHGQTSTAGYVCEARRGEQVVKSKPKFVWSADFQPGPSLKVNPERVQHFSSDSVSFHCEGNSTAWRLMRVTETGQHSRLNSSNWVTGQESIINNWSDGGIFWCETGLGEFSNAVNITLQTDDYHDGVILVSPVHPVTEGDPVTLSCRDKKQNLLSNVFFYHNNKLINNDGREELKISAVSKSDEGFYKCQHSGKESPRSWMSVRVFLANVPSPVGSSSNVLLIIGPCSGILLIVLLFLCYYIRSKAPEEPGEVTYAQIEVKNFGNKRRPPKTEECAVYSEVKRGAADLIPVYADINHQNESKKRRKGEQRSAVFDVIYSEIKSVSILDNNATKQDVGCSE
- the LOC111611123 gene encoding Fc receptor-like protein 5 isoform X4 — protein: MQHDLLWMGFLFFNMPSCGHTEVPFKVTVTLDHNWPRIYGGETVTIRCEIQGGGQSNWTYECRKNQTIEKTGTSSEYRIIKAKQSDSGEYSCRGRRDRFSSTEWSDAVSLTVYEFVPVLSVSPSWLSPGASVTLSCEVEEPSARWRFFWYKAVPAPPVSPYNFKLLLPISINGTIDNSHIVHGQTSTAGYVCEARRGEQVVKSKPKFVWSADFQPGPSLKVNPERVQHFSSDSVSFHCEGNSTAWRLMRVTETGQHSRLNSSNWVTGQESIINNWSDGGIFWCETGLGEFSNAVNITLQTDDYHDGVILVSPVHPVTEGDPVTLSCRDKKQNLLSNVFFYHNNKLINNDGREELKISAVSKSDEGFYKCQHSGKESPRSWMSVRVFLANVPSPVGSSSNVLLIIGPCSGILLIVLLFLCYYIRSKAPEEPGEVTYAQIEVKNFGNKRRPPKTEECAVYSEVKRGAADLIPVYADINHQNESKKRRKGEQRSAVFDVIYSEIKSVSILDNNATKQDVGCSE